The genomic stretch GTTTTCTCCAATCCAGTGCACCACAATATGGCTGTTATTGACGGGATATACCTTAGTTCCTCCATTAGTATATGATGCAACCAAAGACAATGCGCGCCCAACTTCTCAAAGTCATTCCGTACGCTCAGGATTTCACCGCGCTGAGTCGCGTCCCCAATCTGCTCGCCCGCAGACTGCTGTCAATTAATCACCAGGTCCTGAGTTGGAGTTCCCTGCTTTTATGAGCCTCTTAGTTAAGAGGGTTTTGAGGGTCCTTCGGTACGTGAGACACCGGTGCCAATCAAAATCCACACGTCCGTAGACGATACGCTTTTGTTGCGATGATAATGAGTTTATCTACTCATATACAGCGACCCTTAATAGGGTGATCGCAATGTTCACCTGctgattgattttcttctgcttcttgtaTACATCTGACAATCTTGTATATCGTGATATATCTTTTGTGTCAAGGAAAGTGACGCTATTCTTGGTTGTTGAACTTTAAAACGGACGTATCTTGTGACCGAATACTGTTGGAATTGAAGCTTTATTCGTGTTTCTCATTATACCACTGGCAATCCTTGTCGCTAGGTTCAGTATCTACATGGCTCTGTTTTGGTTTACGGCTGTGCTACCTCCATGCCTTATGACCCCCCCAGCCTTCCTTCTCATAAGGACATCAAACCCATGAAGAGATCTAGTTGACTTCCTGGATCGCCGTCTCGGTCAGTACGTCGCACACTTGAACAGAAGCCGAGGGAGGAAGGAATTATATATACCATCACCGCATGCCGAGATATTGGGGGTCAAACTGCATATGCAAGACTACTCAAACAGATTGTACGTAGGGTATTCATCGTATATATGTGTCCTGATAGGTTTCTGGTATATGCTGGTGAAATGTCATATGTTCTCACCGGTATGCATTGATATAACACTGACAACTTGGATGTGTATCCTGGCATTAATAATTTCATAGCAGAGCTGAGAGCCGTTGAGCAATAGAGACCCGGTAGGGTAAGGAGTTTTGCGGCTCCCATCGAAGGGGATATCTCCACGGCATGTTTGTCAACGTAATAGCTAGTAATGGAAAAGGGCGCAGCAAGTAGAAAAGCTCTTTCGACGAAATGAACTTCTGAAAATTCTGCTTTCTAAATTCAACAAGCTTTACTTGCAGCTAACACAACTAACCACCCCTACATAGGGTGAAGAAATGAGATAATCATTCTCGATTTTACCCCATAGCTAGAAAAGCGCATACATGGTCAATCAACTATGTAGTCCAATCTCCATCATAACATACGTAAGCAAGTAGGAAACTGAATACAGGAATTTTCACGAGTTGAGGTCGTCCTGCTGATGATCGAGATTCCCTAATAAACCCGTCATATCTCTGTCATGATCGATGCTATATCCTCTCCACTTCCTCGGGATCCCTTCATTTGGCATGGGCCGCTGACCCATAGTATGTTgaacagaggaagaggggttCTCGGCTGGTCGTCGTCGCCGAACAACCTGGTAGCCCTTATCTAACTCGATTTCAATAACGCAACGGACCTTCAAGGCACTGATCGCAGGCCACGTCCCTCTCTCGCCCCTTAGGATCCATTGAGCCAAAGACTCCTTGTCTGGGTTCTGGAATAATTTGGTAAAGTCCTTCAAGGAGAGATCGGGAACCAGTGTGAGATTGGGGCCAGGTATCGTCTCCTCGATGAGAAGTCGTGCGAGCGCTTGTGGCAGAAGACCAACATAATCGAGCTGTCTCAGTCGGTGGCGGATCTCGGTAGCGACCAAGCGCATCAGTGACCGGGTGATACTCCACTGCCCCGTCGGACGGCGATCCAAAAGATTCACGTCGGACCGGAGAAAGGGGATGAGGTATGGTCGGGCTTGCGACACAATGAAGTGATTCACATTAAACAGCTCAGCAATTCGGGTTAGCGGTGATTCAGCATCTGTGTACTCCGTGCGGCGCCCCGACTGGGAGGAACCATGTCGCGAAAGACCCCACGGAACAATAGAGCCGGTTTCATCTTTACAGTAGATTGTAACAGGCTGATAGAGCGAGTTTGACGATGCGTTTGAGGCTACTGCTGCTGACCAGATCAACTAGAATGTTCGTCAGCACTGACGGCTCTGAAAGGCAACATATGAGCTATCATGCACATACCACATTCGGCGCGGTCAGGTAATTGAGCAGATTAGGAGTACTGCCCTTATCCGACGTCGCCACCGTAATATTGAGGATGCGTTTCGACCGTGCGTACGCTTCTTCAAATGTCAAGTCACCAAGATTTGCTCGCACACATTCTTCCAAGACCTCGGCATCAAGAAAATAGCCTTTCCGAATGTACCGTTGAACTCGTCGAAGCAAAGTCCACAACCAACTGTCACCCGTAGTGTATGGCAACCACGGATTGTTTCCGGCATCAAGTCTTATTTTCCGTTGGCGATCAAAGGCGGTTAAATCAATGCCATCACCATTAAGGAAAGTCAGCAATTCATCTTCTGTGTGAACACCAACGAGGGCTGCGATGAGTGCCCCAGTGGCGGTCCCTGTAATGATCCTGGGCAAGAGACCCTGTAAGTGTAAGGCTTTCACCACGCCCAAATGACATAGCCCAAAGATGGACCCGCCTTGCAGAAGGAGCGTTGTTCTGCCAAAGGCCTGCCGGGTGTCGTGTAGTAGCTCCAATTTAGCTTGGGAGTCAAATCTACCTTCAGAAACAGTGGCCGTATGCAGAGCTGTCACATGCTGGATGGAAAGTGCAACCTGGGTGATATAATCGTCTATGAGGAGCTTTGTACCAGCATAAGCGTGGAGCGACAGTCTGGGAGAGGTGATGTTGCCTAGATTGCGGACGAGTCCGGACCGAAGGAGGTTGACCAACGTCAGGATATCTTCGTCCTCTCGAGCACTCATCAAGGCCTCCAGTCGGCCCAGAATGAGTCGATAATCATAATGACGGCTTGTTGGGTTTTGGCGCCTGTCTTCGGTGAGGGTCTGCTACACTGCATCCAATGATAAGAAGGTCGAGGATAATAAGCTCACCACAGATCCATACTCAGAAGCTCATCCAACTCGAAGGCAgcttcctcccattcttcgTACGTTTGAGCGTTAGCTAGACGGTATCGCAGTCTGCTGAGGGGCGATTTCGATCTCCACCATGACAATAACCTCTAAATCGTCGCAAGTTATATATACTACATTAGCCTCCTCGCATAGGCCCAGCTAGAGAATGTGGCTCGAACGCACTTCTTTCCAAAATTGCGCGACGTCCAATATCATGTTCACAACTGCGGCGAATAACCCGCAAATAGCCACCCAAGACTCCATTCCTACCACGAGCAACCTGGGGGAGTTTTCATGGGAAGGGGTGACACATGTTCAGGGGAGTACTTGAGTGGGcggccttttctttttcacaTGCTCGCTAACCGGAGGGAGGGGGCGTATGTCATCCGGGAAGACACAAGGTCTCAATCAACACCGACGATTAATGGCGAAGGGGAAAGTGTCGCGGCGATATGTGTCAAGATAAGAGTAGGTGTAGGTGTcggtaggtaggtaggtaggtaggtagtgGGTGAGAGAGGAATTACATCTCCgcatttctttgttttctccCCATCGGTGAATCCGACTCACATGACTATTTTGATACTACAACATATACACCAAAGGCCCCGGGTCTACCTTGGGATCCTCAGAACATTTCCTTCCAAGCCACAATGGGAACggttgaagagagaaaaaaggaaattggaTTGCTCCTAAGAGGCCCATCATCTTTTTGTCGTTTTTCTACACGCCTCTTCCCCAAGCCGAGAAAAGCCATACCCGTGGACACGTAAAGGGGGCATTTGAATTCCATGGTCCATAAATTTTTGCTTTAATTCCGCTTTGCTTCCCTATGCAAATAGGCGAAAATTAGATTCTCCTGGCATCCTTAACTACCCATCAAGGCGGACAAGCCCCGTCATCATCTATTCCTCAACAATGTTACCCCGCTCAGACACGTACAGACCGTCAAGGAACTAGGGGTGAATGGTCAGCAACCGTttcgccatcatcatcaatctcCAAATGGAACCCTACCTTTCGGATATCCTTGTTGCGGACTCTGCAGATCTGCTGGATGTCGGCAGCACTCTGGGAGACATTCTCAAGGGAGTTGCCAGAGAGCTGAAGCTCATCCTTGACGTTGGGGGAAGTGATGATCTCAACACCGGGCTGGGCAGTGATACGACGAACGTACTTCTCACCCAAGAAGTTTCTGTTTAAAAGCACAACCCATCAGTAAGAATTCATTCTTCCACGATACGTAGAACAAGTGACTCAGTGAACTCTAATCCCTTCCCAGTCCCAAAAAGCAGGCATTGAGTTCATGTGGAGGATAGATTTGGCGTACCTGATCTCAACGTCGTAGAGGCCAGTCTCAGCGTTCTTCTCAAT from Aspergillus oryzae RIB40 DNA, chromosome 1 encodes the following:
- a CDS encoding triacylglycerol lipase family protein (predicted esterase of the alpha-beta hydrolase superfamily), with translation MESWVAICGLFAAVVNMILDVAQFWKERLLSWWRSKSPLSRLRYRLANAQTYEEWEEAAFELDELLSMDLWRQNPTSRHYDYRLILGRLEALMSAREDEDILTLVNLLRSGLVRNLGNITSPRLSLHAYAGTKLLIDDYITQVALSIQHVTALHTATVSEGRFDSQAKLELLHDTRQAFGRTTLLLQGGSIFGLCHLGVVKALHLQGLLPRIITGTATGALIAALVGVHTEDELLTFLNGDGIDLTAFDRQRKIRLDAGNNPWLPYTTGDSWLWTLLRRVQRYIRKGYFLDAEVLEECVRANLGDLTFEEAYARSKRILNITVATSDKGSTPNLLNYLTAPNVLIWSAAVASNASSNSLYQPVTIYCKDETGSIVPWGLSRHGSSQSGRRTEYTDAESPLTRIAELFNVNHFIVSQARPYLIPFLRSDVNLLDRRPTGQWSITRSLMRLVATEIRHRLRQLDYVGLLPQALARLLIEETIPGPNLTLVPDLSLKDFTKLFQNPDKESLAQWILRGERGTWPAISALKVRCVIEIELDKGYQVVRRRRPAENPSSSVQHTMGQRPMPNEGIPRKWRGYSIDHDRDMTGLLGNLDHQQDDLNS